In the Nicotiana tabacum cultivar K326 chromosome 16, ASM71507v2, whole genome shotgun sequence genome, one interval contains:
- the LOC107823438 gene encoding uncharacterized protein LOC107823438 → MHAKTDSDVTSSLAPSSPDHNRRPVYYVQSPSRDSHDGEKTTTSFHSTPVISPMGSPPHSHSSVGRHSRESSSSRFSGSLKPGSRKISPNDAAAAGGRNHRKGQKPWKECDVIEEEGLLEDDQYSKPLPRRCYFLAFIVAFFILFSFFALVLWGASRPQKPKITMRSIKFERFGIQAGSDNSGVATDMISMNATVKFVYRNTATFFGVHVTSSPVDLSFSELILGSGAMKKFHQSRKSQRVVAVSVIGNKIPLYGSGASLSTPKGATTQPVPLKLNFKIRSRAYVLGQLVKPKFYKTIDCLITLNTQKLNVAIPLKNCTYS, encoded by the exons ATGCACGCAAAAACTGATTCAGATGTAACCAGCAGCTTGGCACCATCATCGCCGGACCATAATCGGCGGCCGGTGTATTACGTTCAAAGTCCGTCACGTGATTCACACGATGGGGAGAAAacaacgacgtcgtttcattcAACTCCAGTTATCAGTCCTATGGGTTCTCCGCCTCACTCTCACTCCTCCGTCGGCCGTCATTCCCGTGAATCCTCTTCCAGCCGATTTTCTGGCTCACTCAAGCCTGGATCTCGAAAAATTTCTCCTAACGACGCCGCCGCAGCCGGCGGTAGAAACCACCGTAAAGGGCAGAAGCCGTGGAAGGAATGTGATGTTATTGAAGAAGAAGGCCTGCTTGAAGATGATCAGTACAGCAAACCTCTCCCTCGCCGTTGCTATTTTCTGGCATTTATTGTTGCCTTCTTTATCCTCTTCTCCTTCTTTGCTCTCGTCCTTTGGGGTGCTAGTCGTCCTCAGAAACCCAAAATTACCATGCGG AGCATAAAATTTGAGAGATTTGGAATTCAAGCTGGTTCTGATAACTCTGGAGTAGCAACCGATATGATCTCAATGAACGCTACAGTGAAATTCGTTTATCGTAACACTGCAACATTTTTTGGTGTACATGTCACCTCATCCCCTGTTGATCTCTCATTTTCAGAGCTCATACTTGGCTCCGGAGCA ATGAAGAAATTCCACCAATCAAGAAAGAGCCAAAGAGTTGTAGCTGTATCAGTAATAGGAAACAAAATTCCACTATATGGGAGTGGAGCGAGTTTGAGCACCCCAAAAGGCGCTACCACACAGCCCGTGCCATTGAAATTGAACTTTAAGATTCGATCAAGAGCTTATGTTTTGGGCCAATTGGTGAAGCCAAAATTCTACAAGACGATTGATTGTTTAATTACTCTTAATACCCAGAAACTGAACGTCGCGATTCCATTAAAGAATTGTACATACAGTTGA